In Acomys russatus chromosome 26, mAcoRus1.1, whole genome shotgun sequence, a genomic segment contains:
- the Zfpm1 gene encoding zinc finger protein ZFPM1 isoform X1 has protein sequence MEGQKLEMRPQDEEKEEKEEEAALASPWSGPEELELALQEGQRCVRARLNLTEGLSWGPFRGSIQTRALTPEREELGPAATLLVDEACWLRMLPQALTEAEANSEIYRKDDALWCRVTKVVPSGGLLHVLLVTEPHGAPRHPVQEPVEPGGSAAVHTDIQLLPQQAGMASILATAVINNVFPCKDCGIWYRSERNLQAHLLYYCASRQRAGSPVSATEEKPKETYPNERICPFPQCRKSCPSASSLEIHMRSHSGERPFVCLICLSAFTTKANCERHLKVHTDTLSGVCHNCGFISTTRDILYSHLVTNHMVCQPGSKGEIYSPGAGHPAAKLPSDSLAGFQQHSLMQGPLAPTDKVPTPSSGLDSKALAEVTNGETRVSPQNGGSSESPAAPRTIKVEATEEPEAARASDPGEPGPQAPSRTPSPHSPTPVRVKRELSSPTPGSSPGPGELTVAGTLFLPQYVFSPDAGATAVATAPQASEILAKMSELVHSRLQQGAGSSGAAGTPTGLFPGTKGATCFECEITFNNINNFYVHKRLYCSGRRAPEDPPAVRKPKAVIGPARALPGAAAEPDAPRSSPGPGPREEEAGGTTTPEGEAAGRGSEGSQSPGSSVDDSEDDPSRTLCEACNIRFSRHETYTVHKRYYCASRHDPPPRRPPAPTPAPGPAAPALTAPPVRTRRRRKLYELPAAGAPPPSAGPAPVPVVPAPTAEGPSSPRPASSSAGPAPTPSPGPVPDGPIDLSKRPRRQTPDTPAALPALADYHECTACRVSFHSLEAYLAHKKYSCPHAPLRTASLCPYCPPNGRVRGDLVEHLRQAHGLQVTKPVASPGGESRTPAERALRDSPDGRSPRSPSPAPENTPSDPIDLGVRTPCKGPPVPAPAPGGGGGGSGHRYCRLCNIKFSSLSTFIAHKKYYCSSHAAEHVK, from the exons GGCCCAGCTGCGACCCTGCTGGTGGATGAGGCCTGCTGGCTAAGGATGCTACCCCAGGCTCTGACAGAAGCGGAAGCCAATTCGGAGATCTACAGGAAGG ATGACGCCCTCTGGTGCAGGGTCACCAAGGTGGTGCCTTCTGGTGGACTTCTACACGTGCTCCTTGTGACCGAGCCCCACGGTGCTCCCCGACACCCTGTGCAGGAACCAGTAGAACCTGGAGGCTCAGCCGCAGTGCACACAGACATCCAGCTGCTGCCCCAGCAGGCTGGCATGGCGTCCATCCTCGCTACCGCAGTCATCAACA ATGTCTTCCCTTGCAAAGACTGCGGCATCTGGTACCGTAGTGAGCGGAACCTGCAAGCTCACCTGCTCTACTACTGCGCCAGCCGCCAGCGTGCAGGCTCCCCCGTCTCAGCGACTGAGGAAAAGCCCAAGGAGACCTACCCCAACGAGCGTATCTGCCCCTTTCCTCAGTGCCGAAAGAGCTGCCCGAGTGCCAGCTCGCTGGAGATCCACATGCGTAGCCACAGCG GAGAGCGCCCCTTTGTGTGCCTCATTTGCCTGTCAGCCTTCACCACCAAGGCCAACTGTGAACGCCACCTCAaggtgcacacagacacactcagcg GTGTCTGTCACAACTGTGGCTTCATATCCACCACAAGGGACATCCTCTACAGCCACCTGGTGACAAACCACATGGTGTGCCAGCCAGGCTCTAAGGGTGAGATCTACTCACCAGGGGCTGGACACCCAGCAGCCAAACTTCCTTCAG ACAGCCTGGCAGGCTTCCAACAGCACTCACTGATGCAGGGTCCCCTGGCTCCTACTGACAAGGTACCCACGCCATCCTCAGGACTGGACAGTAAGGCCTTGGCTGAAGTCACCAATGGAGAGACCAGAGTGTCCCCCCAAAATGGGGGCAGCAGCGAGTCTCCTGCAGCCCCTAGGACCATCAAGGTGGAAGCTACAGAGGAGCCTGAAGCTGCCCGTGCCTCAGACCCGGGAGAACCAGGTCCCCAGGCTCCCTCTCGGACGCCTTCGCCACACAGCCCCACGCCAGTCAGGGTGAAGAGAGAACTGTCCAgccccacacctggctccagccCGGGGCCGGGAGAGCTAACAGTGGCTGGGACGCTCTTCCTGCCCCAGTATGTGTTCAGTCCAGACGCAGGCGCTACCGCCGTTGCTACAGCGCCACAGGCCTCAGAGATCCTGGCTAAAATGTCGGAGTTGGTGCACAGCCGGCTGCAGCAGGGCGCCGGGAGCTCCGGTGCAGCGGGAACGCCCACCGGCCTCTTCCCGGGGACTAAGGGCGCCACGTGCTTTGAGTGCGAGATCACTTTCAACAACATCAACAACTTCTACGTGCACAAGCGCCTCTACTGCTCCGGCCGCCGCGCGCCCGAGGACCCGCCCGCTGTGCGCAAACCCAAGGCGGTCATAGGGCCGGCCCGCGCGCTTCCAGGTGCCGCCGCAGAACCAGACGCACCACGGTCATCGCCGGGGCCCGGGCCGCGAGAGGAAGAGGCGGGTGGCACGACCACTCCAGAGGGTGAGGCCGCCGGCCGGGGCAGCGAGGGCAGCCAGAGTCCCGGCAGCTCGGTGGATGACTCAGAGGATGATCCCAGCCGTACTTTGTGCGAGGCCTGCAACATCCGGTTCAGCCGCCACGAAACCTACACTGTGCACAAGCGCTACTACTGCGCCTCACGCCACGACCCGCCACCGCGCAGGCCACCCGCACCCACGCCGGCTCCGGGACCCGCGGCTCCGGCACTGACAGCTCCGCCCGTGCGCACGCGCCGGCGTCGCAAGCTGTACGAGTTGCCCGCAGCCGGCGCCCCGCCCCCCTCGGCAGGCCCCGCCCCTGTGCCTGTTGTGCCCGCCCCTACAGCTGAGGGGCCTTCTTCTCCAAGACCGGCAAGCTCAAGTGCCGGCCCCGCCCCCACGCCCTCTCCGGGACCCGTCCCCGACGGCCCCATAGACTTGAGCAAGCGGCCCCGTCGCCAGACTCCGGATACACCTGCTGCTCTGCCCGCACTGGCGGACTACCACGAGTGTACCGCATGTCGCGTAAGCTTCCACAGCCTCGAAGCTTACCTGGCCCACAAGAAGTACTCGTGCCCCCACGCGCCTTTGCGCaccgcctccctctgcccctaTTGCCCGCCCAACGGGCGCGTTCGTGGCGACCTGGTTGAGCATTTGCGCCAGGCACACGGCCTGCAGGTGACCAAGCCTGTGGCCAGCCCGGGCGGTGAGTCTCGCACACCTGCCGAGCGTGCTCTGCGTGACAGCCCAGACGGCCGATCGCCACGCTCCCCATCCCCTGCTCCTGAGAACACGCCTTCTGACCCGATAGATCTAGGCGTGCGGACGCCCTGCAAGGGCCCGCCAGTACCTGCTCCTGCGcctggtggcggtggcggtggcagtggccACCGCTACTGCCGCCTGTGCAACATCAAGTTCAGCAGCCTGTCCACCTTCATCGCACATAAGAAGTATTACTGCTCCTCTCACGCCGCCGAGCACGTGAAGTGA